The following proteins are encoded in a genomic region of Takifugu rubripes chromosome 9, fTakRub1.2, whole genome shotgun sequence:
- the LOC115251028 gene encoding uncharacterized protein isoform X1 yields the protein MDELRRSGKSPTDMANQVNELMHLKYERAHLAYLHAVQNVRDAEAGAYGQRTIGQYVRMEDRPRAFGSYGDQEGWGGVSVSGFYLTDCLLDEFKRQQPSLTKLLQGTFGQVFRSDHTRKMARKVTLASGAMSSFAVMNENWLIVSWVMVQAETERSLHPMYQVMAQRYSDAGVEKAGYHWMDRRLSSFAPAAEVLAEECPHWTHKDWWSSVCLGPHTLDSSHERRY from the exons ATGGATGAACTGCGGCGTTCTGGCAAGTCACCGACTGATATGGCGAACCAGGTGAATGAGCTCATGCACCTCAAGTATGAACGAGCTCACCTGGCATATCTGCACGCTGTACAGAACGTCAGGGATGCTGAGGCTGGGGCGTACGGACAGAGAACCATCGGCCAGTACGTGAGGATGGAAGATCGGCCACGTGCTTTCGGGTCATACGGGGACCAAGAAGGTTGGGGTGGGGTGTCTGTGTCCGGATTctacctgactgactgcctgctggATGAGTTCAAGCGTCAACAGCCGTCTTTGAccaagctcctccagggcacGTTCGGGCAGGTTTTCAGGTCGGACCACACGAGGAAGATGGCAAGGAAGGTGACACTGGCATCTGGAGCCATGTCCAGTTTCGCAGTGATGAATGAGAACTGGCTCATTGTGTCCTGGGTGATGGTTCAGGCTGAGACAGAAAGGTCCCTGCATCCGATGTACCAAGTAATGGCCCAGAGGTACAGCGACGCTGGGGTGGAAAAGGCAGGCTACCactggatggacag acgtCTCTCGAGCTTTGCCCCTGCCGCTGAAGTCCTCGCCGAGGAGTGCCCGCACTGGACCCATAAAGACTGGTGGTCGAGTGTTTGTCTTGGACCACACACGCTGGACTCTTCCCATGAAAGACGCTATTGA
- the LOC101078606 gene encoding piggyBac transposable element-derived protein 4-like produces MEGVVFQASQHRCSPGTQSGILNGAQQSLTATTMSARYNAEEALELIFTDVQQDSSDSEEEVEDLSEEEDGEEYNPEHDESSSEEEENPEAEREAFLSKNGKIIWSSTEYDQHGRHAEENVIKMTPGPTRYAVSHARDIVSSFYLFITPAIEKIILEMTNLQGFRKYGDSWTKMDETDLHAYLGLLILAGVYRSRGEAAASLWDTENGRPIFRATMPLKQFHTYSRLLRFDDRESRPARRVTDKLAAIRDVWDKWVERLPYLYNPGPDVTVDEQLVPFRGRCPFRQYMPSKPAKYGIKSWVACDAKSSYAWKMQIYTGKPTSGSPEKKQGMRVVLDVTEGLKGHNVTCDNFFTSYELGQQLLKRKITMVGTVRKNKPELPPALLASKEREVLSSKFAFTPTTTLVSYLPKKNKNVLLLSTLHRDGVISDRGDRKPVIILDYNRNKGGVDNLDKVIGAYSCRRMTAHWPLVIFHNIIDVSSYNAFVIWRETNPNWMSRKYNKRRLFLEQLGKALVTPLIERRKPIPRTEASAAVVKAIQSAGAPDQPEDPATTATSPARPSKRKRCQFCPQKKDCKTHTVCCKCKKYICRSCTLPYCPTCAK; encoded by the exons ATGGAAGGGGTGGTCTTCCAGGCATCCCAGCACAGATGTTCACCAGGGACGCAGTCCGGGATCTTAAATGGAGCGCAGCAATCCCTAACTGCTACGACCATGAGTGCACGTTACAATGCTGAAGAGGCTCTAGAGCTGATTTTTACAGATGTCCAACAAGACAGCTCTGATtcagaagaggaagtggaggatttatcagaagaagaagatggggaggAATACAACCCAGAGCATGATGAATCGTcttcagaagaagaagaaaaccctgaagctgaaagagaggctttcctttcaaaaaatggcaaaataataTGGTCCTCAACAGAATATGACCAACACGGCAGGCATGCAGAAGAAAACGTCATAAAGATGACCCCAGGACCCACAAGGTATGCTGTCTCTCATGCCCGGGACATTGTCTCTTCATTCTACCTTTTTATCACACCAGCAATAGAAAAAATAATCCTGGAGATGACAAATCTGCAGGGTTTTCGCAAATATGGAGACAGCTGGACAAAGATGGATGAGACTGACCTGCATGCCTACTTAGGGCTGCTAATCTTAGCAGGTGTATACAGGTCCcgaggtgaggctgcagctagTCTATGGGACACAGAGAATGGAAGACCAATTTTCCGAGCCACAATGCCACTCAAACAATTTCACACCTACTCAAGACTGCTACGATTTGATGACCGTGAGTCAAGACCAGCAAGACGTGTGACAGACAAACTTGCAGCCATAAGGGATGTCTGGGACAAGTGGGTGGAGCGGCTACCCTATCTCTACAATCCAGGGCCTGACGTAACAGTGGATGAGCAACTGGTTCCATTTAGAG GTCGTTGTCCTTTCCGGCAGTATATGCCCAGCAAGCCAGCAAAATATGGGATCAAGTCATGGGTGGCTTGCGATGCCAAATCAAGCTATGCTTGGAAAATGCAAATCTATACCGGGAAGCCGACCAGTGGAAGCCCAGAGAAGAAGCAGGGAATGCGAGTTGTGCTTGATGTGACAGAGGGACTGAAGGGTCACAATGTGACATGTGATAATTTCTTCACCTCTTATGAACTTGGACAACAGCTCCTGAAGAGGAAGATCACCATGGTTGGTACAGTTCGAAAGAACAAgcctgagctcccacctgcaCTGCTTGcatcaaaagagagagaggtccTCTCATCAAAGTTTGCCTTCACGCCCACCACCACTCTAGTTTCCTACCtcccaaagaaaaacaagaatgtaCTTCTTCTGAGCACACTGCACAGAGACGGTGTCATTAGCGATCGTGGGGACAGGAAGCCAGTCATCATCCTGGACTACAACCGCAACAAAGGAGGTGTGGACAACCTAGATAAGGTGATTGGAGCATACAGCTGCAGAAGGATGACTGCCCACTGGCCCCTGGTCATCTTCCACAACATCATTGATGTTTCCTCCTACAATGCCTTCGTGATTTGGAGAGAGACCAACCCAAACTGGATGTCTCGTAAGTATAACAAGAGGAGGTTGTTCCTGGAGCAGCTAGGAAAGGCACTTGTAACTCCACTCATTGAAAGAAGGAAGCCAATCCCCCGCAcagaagcctcagcagcagttGTAAAAGCTATTcagagtgcaggagctcccGATCAACCTGAGGATCCAGCTACCACAGCCACTTCCCCAGCTAGGCCAAGTAAGAGAAAGAGATGTCAGTTTTGCCCTCAAAAGAAGGACTGTAAAACACATACTGTGTGCTGCAAGTGTAAGAAATATATCTGCAGAAGCTGTACACTTCCATACTGCCCTACATGTGCTAAATAA